Proteins co-encoded in one Flavobacterium fluviale genomic window:
- a CDS encoding hydrolase/aminopeptidase produces MKKLILAALFLTIIACQKKDQTEKPAAVTDEHSYSKPELAVVKHLDLDIKVDFDTQTISGKASWLIDNISKGNEIIFDENTLEITKVTLGDDEKETKFKLGAATEFHGKPLRITIEPNTTKVNIYYNTTKDAVALQWLKPEQTADKKKPFLFSQGESVWSRTWIPCQDSPGIRFTYNAKVTVPKDLLAVMSAVNPQKKNDTGVYTFKQDKAIPSYLMAIAVGDMEFKAIDNKTGVYAEPSVLKSAAYEFAELGKMVIAAEKLYGPYRWGRYDVLVLPPSFPYGGMENPNLTFLTPGVIAGDRSLTSLLAHELGHSWSGNLVTNATWDDIWLNEGFTTYVEHRIGEAIFGKKEFEMQNVITRKELVDNVAEYGDTNPDTRLKVSLTGRNPDDGISMIPYVKGYAFLRVIEDAVGREKFDIFIKNYFDAHAFKSITTEDFVKYLNENLIKGDKTLADKIKLEDWIYKPGIPSNITTVSSADFDAIDKIQNSWRETGVKGLSQKITTTSEKQHFIDHLPTDITAKEMEAIDNEFNFTKGGNFIIKRQWFVQALIHQYKPAYPAIEQFLIGTSRTGSIMMLYKEMVKTPEGKVWAKQIFEKAKSGYHATTVQAVGGILK; encoded by the coding sequence ATGAAAAAACTAATCCTTGCAGCTTTATTTCTGACAATAATTGCCTGCCAGAAAAAAGACCAAACGGAAAAACCAGCCGCTGTTACAGACGAACACAGCTATTCTAAACCAGAACTTGCTGTTGTAAAACATCTTGATCTAGATATTAAAGTCGACTTTGACACACAGACTATTTCAGGAAAAGCTTCCTGGCTAATTGACAATATCAGCAAAGGAAATGAAATAATTTTCGATGAAAACACCTTAGAGATAACAAAAGTTACTTTAGGCGACGACGAAAAAGAAACCAAATTTAAACTAGGTGCAGCCACTGAATTTCACGGAAAACCGCTTCGTATTACAATTGAACCAAATACAACTAAAGTAAATATTTACTACAACACAACTAAAGATGCTGTTGCATTACAATGGTTAAAACCAGAACAAACAGCAGATAAAAAGAAACCATTTTTATTTTCGCAAGGAGAAAGCGTTTGGTCAAGAACATGGATTCCATGTCAGGATTCTCCGGGAATTCGTTTTACTTATAATGCAAAAGTTACCGTTCCGAAAGATTTATTAGCAGTGATGAGCGCAGTAAATCCACAGAAGAAAAATGATACTGGAGTTTACACTTTCAAACAAGACAAAGCAATTCCGTCTTATTTAATGGCGATTGCCGTTGGAGATATGGAGTTTAAAGCAATCGACAACAAAACTGGTGTCTATGCCGAACCATCTGTTTTAAAAAGTGCTGCTTATGAATTTGCTGAACTAGGAAAAATGGTTATTGCTGCAGAAAAATTGTATGGCCCTTACCGTTGGGGGCGCTATGATGTTTTGGTTTTACCTCCAAGTTTCCCTTATGGTGGAATGGAAAATCCAAACCTTACTTTTTTAACACCAGGAGTTATTGCTGGAGATCGCTCGTTAACTAGTTTATTGGCACACGAATTAGGCCACAGCTGGAGCGGAAATTTAGTTACAAATGCAACTTGGGATGATATTTGGTTAAACGAAGGTTTTACGACTTATGTTGAACATCGTATTGGAGAAGCTATTTTTGGAAAGAAAGAATTTGAAATGCAAAATGTTATCACACGCAAAGAATTAGTCGATAATGTTGCTGAATATGGAGATACAAATCCTGACACAAGATTAAAAGTATCTTTAACAGGAAGAAATCCTGATGACGGAATCAGTATGATTCCTTATGTAAAAGGCTATGCTTTTTTAAGGGTTATTGAAGATGCCGTTGGACGTGAAAAATTTGATATTTTCATTAAAAACTATTTCGATGCACATGCATTTAAATCAATTACTACAGAGGACTTTGTAAAATATCTTAACGAAAACCTTATCAAAGGAGACAAAACTTTAGCAGACAAAATCAAACTAGAAGATTGGATTTACAAACCTGGAATTCCTTCAAACATAACAACGGTAAGTTCAGCAGATTTTGATGCTATCGATAAAATCCAAAATAGCTGGAGAGAAACTGGAGTAAAAGGTTTAAGCCAAAAAATTACAACAACTTCAGAAAAACAACATTTTATAGACCACCTTCCAACAGATATCACAGCTAAAGAAATGGAAGCAATTGACAATGAATTCAACTTTACTAAAGGTGGAAATTTCATCATTAAACGTCAATGGTTTGTTCAAGCATTAATACACCAATACAAACCAGCATATCCTGCAATTGAACAATTTTTAATTGGAACCAGCAGAACGGGATCTATAATGATGCTTTATAAAGAAATGGTTAAGACTCCTGAAGGAAAAGTTTGGGCTAAACAGATTTTCGAAAAAGCAAAATCTGGTTATCATGCTACAACAGTTCAGGCCGTTGGTGGTATTTTGAAATAG
- a CDS encoding pyruvate dehydrogenase complex dihydrolipoamide acetyltransferase gives MAIKVTMPRLSDTMTEGTVATWLKKVGDKISEGDILAEIETDKATMEFESFNEGTLLHIGIQAGETAPVDSLLAIIGKEGEDISALLAGGDAPAAAEAPKAEAKEDAPAAETKTETAAPAKAATELPKGVIVVTMPRLSDTMTEGTVATWLKKEGDAVAEGDILAEIETDKATMEFESFNAGTLLYIGIQEGNTAPVDSLLAIIGPAGTDISGIADNYTAGGAAPASAPATEEKAAPAAEKATEATADTSSNGGRILASPLAKKIASDKGIQLSQVKGSGENGRIVKSDIENFTPSAQGQPAAKAADAKQEASAPASPKVFVPAGEVYTEEIKNSQMRKIIAKRLAESLFTAPHYNLVIEVSMDEAMGARATINTVPDTKVSFNDMVIKACALALKKHPKINSQWKEDAIIINHHVNIGVAVAVEDGLVVPVLKFTDAMSLSQIGASVRDLAGRAKNKKLGPQEMEGSTFTVSNLGMFGITEFNSIINQPNSAILSVGAIVEKPVVKNGQIVVGNTMMLSLACDHRTIDGATGAQFLQTLKQYIESPVTMLA, from the coding sequence ATGGCTATTAAAGTAACAATGCCTCGTTTGAGCGATACTATGACGGAAGGAACGGTAGCGACTTGGTTAAAAAAAGTAGGCGACAAAATCAGCGAAGGAGATATCCTTGCTGAAATTGAAACAGACAAAGCTACAATGGAGTTCGAATCTTTTAACGAAGGAACTCTTTTACATATCGGAATTCAAGCTGGAGAAACTGCTCCTGTTGATTCATTACTTGCAATCATCGGTAAAGAAGGAGAAGATATTTCTGCTCTTTTAGCTGGTGGTGACGCTCCTGCTGCTGCTGAAGCGCCAAAGGCAGAAGCTAAAGAAGATGCTCCTGCTGCAGAAACAAAAACTGAAACTGCTGCCCCTGCAAAAGCAGCTACTGAATTACCAAAAGGTGTTATAGTTGTAACTATGCCGCGTTTGAGTGATACAATGACAGAAGGTACAGTAGCAACTTGGCTGAAAAAAGAAGGCGACGCTGTAGCGGAAGGAGATATTTTAGCAGAAATTGAAACAGACAAAGCTACAATGGAGTTTGAGTCATTCAATGCTGGAACATTATTATACATCGGAATTCAAGAAGGAAACACTGCTCCTGTTGACAGTTTATTAGCTATCATTGGACCTGCAGGAACTGATATTTCTGGAATTGCCGACAACTATACTGCCGGAGGAGCCGCACCTGCAAGTGCTCCTGCCACTGAAGAAAAAGCTGCTCCTGCTGCCGAAAAAGCAACAGAAGCAACAGCTGACACTTCATCAAATGGAGGAAGAATCCTAGCTTCACCTTTAGCTAAGAAAATTGCTTCTGACAAAGGAATTCAATTATCACAAGTAAAAGGATCTGGAGAAAACGGCCGTATCGTAAAAAGCGATATCGAGAACTTTACTCCATCTGCTCAAGGACAACCTGCTGCAAAAGCTGCTGATGCAAAACAAGAAGCTTCTGCTCCTGCTTCACCAAAAGTATTTGTTCCTGCTGGAGAAGTTTACACAGAAGAGATCAAAAACTCTCAAATGCGTAAGATTATCGCTAAACGTTTGGCAGAATCTTTATTTACTGCGCCTCACTACAACTTAGTGATCGAAGTAAGTATGGACGAAGCAATGGGTGCAAGAGCAACTATCAATACAGTTCCTGATACAAAAGTATCTTTCAACGATATGGTAATTAAAGCTTGTGCATTAGCATTGAAAAAACACCCAAAGATCAACTCTCAGTGGAAAGAGGATGCTATCATCATCAACCACCACGTAAATATTGGTGTTGCTGTAGCTGTTGAAGACGGATTAGTAGTTCCTGTATTGAAATTTACAGATGCTATGAGTTTATCTCAAATTGGTGCTTCTGTAAGAGACCTTGCCGGAAGAGCTAAAAACAAAAAATTAGGACCACAAGAAATGGAAGGAAGTACTTTTACAGTATCTAACCTTGGAATGTTTGGCATTACTGAATTTAATTCTATTATCAACCAGCCAAACTCTGCCATCCTATCTGTAGGTGCAATTGTTGAGAAACCAGTAGTTAAAAACGGTCAAATCGTAGTTGGAAACACAATGATGTTATCATTAGCATGTGACCACAGAACAATTGACGGTGCAACTGGCGCTCAATTCTTACAAACATTAAAACAATACATCGAAAGCCCAGTTACAATGTTGGCATAA
- the pdhA gene encoding pyruvate dehydrogenase (acetyl-transferring) E1 component subunit alpha, which yields MKEVTKEVYLKWYEDMLLWRKFEDKLAALYIQQKVRGFLHLYNGQEAVLAGALHAMDLTKDKMITAYRNHVQPIGMGVDPRNVMAELLGKVTGTSKGMGGSMHIFSKEHRFYGGHGIVGGQIPVGAGLAFADKYFNTGGVTMTYFGDGAARQGSLHEAFNMAMLWKLPVVFIVENNGYAMGTSVERTANHTDIWKLGLGYEMPCGPVDGMNPVKVAEAMHEAIERARRGDGPTFLEMKTYRYRGHSMSDAQLYRSKEEVEEYKKIDPITQVLDVIKDQKYATDEEIEVIDQRVKDLVEECAKFAEESPYPELQQLYDVVYAQEDYPFTPHKL from the coding sequence ATGAAAGAAGTTACAAAAGAGGTATATTTAAAGTGGTATGAGGACATGCTGCTTTGGAGAAAGTTTGAAGACAAACTTGCAGCATTATACATTCAACAAAAAGTTAGAGGTTTTCTACACCTATATAATGGTCAAGAAGCTGTATTAGCTGGCGCACTGCACGCTATGGATTTGACCAAAGACAAAATGATTACTGCTTACAGAAACCACGTTCAGCCAATTGGTATGGGAGTTGATCCTAGAAATGTAATGGCAGAACTTTTAGGAAAAGTAACAGGAACTTCTAAAGGTATGGGAGGTTCTATGCACATTTTCTCTAAAGAGCACCGTTTTTATGGTGGTCACGGAATTGTTGGTGGACAAATTCCAGTAGGAGCTGGTTTAGCTTTTGCTGATAAGTATTTCAACACTGGCGGTGTTACCATGACTTATTTTGGTGACGGAGCTGCAAGACAAGGTTCTTTACACGAAGCTTTCAACATGGCTATGTTGTGGAAATTGCCAGTTGTATTTATCGTTGAAAACAATGGTTATGCAATGGGAACTTCTGTAGAAAGAACTGCAAACCACACTGACATCTGGAAACTAGGTTTAGGTTATGAAATGCCTTGCGGACCTGTTGATGGAATGAACCCAGTAAAAGTTGCCGAAGCTATGCACGAAGCTATCGAAAGAGCGCGTCGCGGCGATGGACCAACTTTCCTTGAAATGAAAACATACCGTTACAGAGGACACTCTATGTCTGATGCACAATTGTACCGTTCTAAAGAAGAAGTTGAAGAATACAAAAAAATCGACCCAATTACACAAGTTCTTGATGTAATTAAGGATCAAAAATATGCTACTGACGAAGAAATTGAAGTAATTGACCAAAGAGTTAAAGACTTAGTTGAAGAATGTGCGAAATTCGCTGAAGAATCTCCATATCCAGAATTGCAACAATTATACGATGTAGTATACGCACAAGAAGACTATCCATTTACACCTCATAAACTATAA
- the cdd gene encoding cytidine deaminase, whose amino-acid sequence MKEINITTSFTIFDNLKELPEEIQDLMNQAVDIRKKAYAPYSKFRVGTALLLDNGKIVLGSNQENAAYPSGLCAERVAIFHAGSVYPEAKIVKMAITAASDTNPTTAPIPPCGSCRQSIAEYEIKQDTPIEIYFMGEIGEVYKSSSLKNLLPLMFDKKFL is encoded by the coding sequence ATGAAAGAAATCAATATAACAACTTCATTTACAATATTCGATAATTTAAAAGAACTTCCAGAAGAAATTCAAGATTTAATGAATCAAGCGGTGGATATAAGAAAAAAAGCCTACGCTCCTTATTCGAAATTTAGAGTGGGCACAGCTTTACTTTTAGATAACGGAAAAATTGTTTTAGGTTCCAACCAAGAAAATGCGGCATATCCATCTGGACTTTGCGCAGAAAGAGTAGCAATTTTTCATGCAGGAAGTGTTTACCCTGAAGCCAAAATAGTAAAAATGGCCATTACGGCAGCCTCCGATACAAATCCAACCACCGCTCCTATTCCGCCTTGCGGCTCATGCCGACAGTCAATTGCAGAATACGAAATAAAACAAGACACACCAATTGAAATCTATTTTATGGGCGAAATTGGAGAAGTTTACAAATCATCATCATTGAAAAATTTACTCCCTTTAATGTTTGACAAAAAGTTCTTGTAA
- the porV gene encoding type IX secretion system outer membrane channel protein PorV, with translation MKKISLLLICFFIFCTSKAQESRPIVTGVPFLLVAADARAAGLADQGVATSADVFSQQWNPAKYAFSEDAQGLSISYTPYLTDLANDISLGQVTYYNKINEKSAFAGSFRYFGFGGIELRYTGDPNEAVREVNPNEFALDGSYSLKLSEKFSMAVAGRFINSNLKVASEEVDATSASSFAVDVAAFYQSEEIAYQDFNGRWRAGINFQNLGPKISYDNDDVSSNFLPANLRLGGGFDFIFDDYNKLTLSAELTKLLVPTPPGLGTAVDANGDGDFDDPEDISQQEATDAGYRNYNDIGWFQGVFKSFGDAPGGFSEEIKEVTYSVAAEYMYQDSFAMRLGYYHESPEKGAKQFFSLGAGFKYNIMKIDVSYLFSASKIKNPLENTLRFSLTFNFGDKYETY, from the coding sequence ATGAAAAAAATATCACTATTATTAATTTGTTTCTTTATTTTCTGCACTTCAAAGGCTCAGGAATCAAGACCTATTGTAACTGGAGTTCCTTTTTTATTAGTAGCTGCAGATGCTAGAGCAGCAGGTTTAGCCGACCAAGGTGTCGCTACTTCTGCCGACGTTTTCTCACAACAATGGAATCCTGCAAAATATGCATTTTCAGAAGATGCCCAGGGTCTTTCTATTAGTTATACACCTTACTTAACAGACCTTGCCAACGATATTTCCCTAGGCCAGGTAACGTACTACAACAAAATTAATGAAAAAAGTGCTTTTGCTGGTAGTTTCCGTTATTTTGGTTTTGGAGGAATTGAACTAAGGTACACAGGAGATCCTAATGAAGCTGTGAGAGAAGTAAATCCAAACGAATTTGCCTTAGACGGATCTTACTCACTAAAACTAAGTGAAAAATTCTCGATGGCAGTTGCAGGACGTTTTATAAATTCTAATCTAAAAGTTGCTTCTGAAGAAGTTGACGCAACATCTGCAAGTTCTTTTGCTGTTGATGTAGCTGCTTTTTATCAATCAGAAGAAATTGCTTATCAAGATTTCAACGGTAGATGGAGAGCCGGAATTAACTTTCAGAATTTAGGTCCAAAAATAAGCTACGATAATGATGACGTAAGCAGCAACTTTCTTCCAGCTAATTTAAGATTAGGCGGCGGATTTGATTTTATTTTTGATGACTACAACAAACTTACTTTAAGCGCTGAACTTACCAAACTTTTAGTCCCAACTCCTCCAGGCCTAGGAACTGCGGTAGATGCAAATGGAGACGGAGATTTTGATGACCCAGAAGATATCTCTCAACAAGAAGCAACAGATGCCGGTTATAGAAACTACAATGATATTGGATGGTTCCAAGGAGTTTTCAAATCATTTGGAGATGCTCCAGGTGGATTTAGCGAAGAAATAAAAGAGGTTACTTATAGCGTTGCTGCAGAATATATGTATCAAGATTCGTTTGCAATGCGTTTAGGATACTACCACGAAAGCCCAGAAAAAGGTGCTAAACAATTTTTCTCTTTAGGAGCAGGATTTAAATACAACATTATGAAAATTGATGTGTCGTATCTATTCTCAGCATCTAAAATAAAAAATCCTTTAGAAAATACACTTCGTTTCTCTTTAACGTTTAATTTTGGAGACAAATACGAAACATACTAA
- the porU gene encoding type IX secretion system sortase PorU, with amino-acid sequence MKQVIFISIFLIPILSFCQLNGSITINWQNKKEVNYGENKITIPYFEGSSFRFDMTKKSITFLQNITQTNISNGNSVQISNIIYEQVSRTELGDLAVENIPEKANESLFITNSRDLKQVFLFLYPIIKEGNSFKRIRSFSYFINSSTAKINSNSSFQKTAAISNSVLASGEWYRFYIQKSGVYRISKSFLQSLGFDPSKVDPRRIKIYGNGGRMLPLSNSTYYPDDLTENAIQIIGENDGIFDNEDYILFYAEGTENWNSENQTNINLYDTNSYYYVTSTGSEGKRIPNLNQPTASTTLELNTFDDYQFHEIDQNNIVHLGRQWLGESFDINQEQEFSFNFPNLDTSTPVKIEVKAASASFTSTSFTIAANGQNVGAISFPSLITNSDTKYYNGSLPSNTTFTGTDNVKIKLTYNNNGVPGSKGYLDYINLTAKRRLLGTGKQFSFQYNDAGGVAGVVNYTIGNASGITQIWDVTDLYNVLKIENASQSTFSFKANLGEVRKYIAIDASDYYTPLKENQSKIANQNLKGTIFRNNQNSIQDIDYLIISPKSLAAQAERLAVFHRSSSNLNVKVISLENIYQEFSSGKQDIAAIRNFVRYVYENASSSEKRIKYLNLFGDASYDYKDRISNNTNIVPIYQSLTSNTVGEAGFASDDFFALMDANEGIVSYPFSGIDIAVGRMLVSDNAQAQEMVNKVLEYHDAKSYGNWRNNVVLISDDSDTSGDETLQSRQNSLADVIATEKPFFNIEKILLDAYTQEASAGGARYPKARTDFFNAFEKGALVFNYLGHGGEDGLASERIWEKSDSQNLNNQYKYPLFITITCEFSRFDDPTRPTAGEYVFWNPKGGAISMLTTIREIGQSNAEDFNDILSKNLLSYSSNQYNSIAESLRISKNERPSSASNVVVYIGDPALMLAIPKPRINLTKVNDIVISQPIPDLKSLSKIKISGEITDENNTILSNYNGELATAIFDKMITTSTLNNDGFSPPIQFKTLGETIFRGNASVTNGQFEFSFVVPRDIRIPVDNGRISFYSKKNEALENQTGYNNIIKIGGINENAPQDNISPKVKLYMNDETFVSGGITNESPFLLAFLEDENGINTASGIGHDIVAILDGDVSNPYILNDYYQTKLDDYTNGNLRFPFRNLAPGLHTISFTAWDVYNNPVTSEIQFTVVGDESLTLSHVLNYPNPFSTYTQFWFSHNRPYEPLDVQVQVMTITGKVVWTKNQTITTEGFLSRDITWDGKDDFGDRIGKGVYIYKLTVKSNLTNKKAEKYEKLVIL; translated from the coding sequence ATGAAACAGGTAATTTTCATCTCTATTTTTTTGATCCCAATTCTTTCATTTTGTCAGTTAAATGGGAGTATAACGATCAATTGGCAAAACAAGAAGGAGGTGAATTACGGTGAAAATAAAATCACGATTCCGTACTTTGAAGGAAGCAGTTTTCGCTTCGATATGACAAAAAAAAGCATAACATTTCTCCAAAATATCACCCAGACGAACATTTCAAACGGCAACTCAGTACAGATTAGCAATATTATTTACGAGCAGGTTTCCAGAACTGAACTCGGTGATCTTGCAGTTGAAAACATCCCAGAGAAAGCTAATGAGTCTTTATTTATCACAAATTCAAGAGATTTAAAACAAGTTTTTCTTTTTCTGTATCCTATAATAAAGGAAGGAAACAGCTTTAAACGCATTAGATCATTTTCTTATTTTATCAATAGCTCAACCGCAAAAATTAACAGCAATTCTTCATTTCAAAAAACAGCCGCAATCTCAAATTCTGTTCTAGCTTCTGGAGAGTGGTATCGATTTTACATCCAAAAATCAGGTGTTTACAGAATAAGCAAGTCGTTTTTGCAAAGTTTAGGCTTTGATCCTTCAAAAGTGGATCCGCGAAGAATAAAAATCTACGGAAACGGAGGCAGAATGCTTCCGCTATCCAACAGTACTTACTATCCAGATGACTTAACTGAAAACGCAATTCAGATAATTGGCGAAAATGATGGTATTTTCGATAATGAAGACTATATTCTTTTTTATGCAGAAGGAACTGAAAACTGGAATTCAGAAAACCAAACCAATATCAATTTATACGACACTAATTCCTATTACTACGTAACTAGCACAGGTTCCGAAGGAAAGAGAATTCCAAACTTAAATCAACCCACAGCAAGCACTACTTTAGAGCTAAACACGTTTGATGACTATCAATTTCATGAAATCGATCAAAACAATATTGTTCATTTAGGCCGTCAATGGCTCGGGGAATCATTTGATATTAATCAGGAACAAGAATTTTCATTTAACTTTCCAAATCTCGACACTTCTACTCCTGTAAAAATAGAAGTAAAAGCAGCATCAGCCTCGTTTACTTCTACCTCTTTTACAATTGCAGCAAATGGGCAGAATGTAGGCGCTATCAGCTTTCCTTCACTAATAACAAACTCCGACACTAAATATTACAACGGAAGTCTTCCGTCCAACACCACCTTCACAGGAACAGACAACGTTAAAATAAAACTCACCTATAACAATAATGGGGTACCAGGCTCAAAAGGTTACCTTGACTATATCAATTTAACTGCAAAGCGAAGACTTTTAGGAACAGGCAAACAATTTTCATTTCAATATAATGATGCAGGCGGTGTGGCAGGTGTTGTAAATTACACAATTGGAAATGCATCTGGAATAACACAAATTTGGGACGTAACAGACCTATATAATGTATTAAAAATTGAAAATGCAAGTCAGAGCACCTTTAGCTTTAAAGCCAATCTCGGAGAAGTGCGAAAATATATTGCAATTGACGCTTCTGACTACTATACACCGTTAAAGGAAAATCAGTCAAAAATTGCCAATCAAAATTTAAAAGGCACCATTTTTCGAAACAACCAAAATAGCATTCAAGATATAGACTATTTAATTATATCGCCAAAATCTCTAGCTGCTCAGGCAGAAAGACTGGCAGTTTTTCATCGCAGCAGTTCAAACCTAAATGTAAAAGTAATTTCATTAGAAAATATCTATCAGGAATTTTCATCAGGAAAACAAGACATTGCGGCAATCAGAAATTTTGTTAGATATGTTTACGAGAATGCATCATCTTCTGAAAAAAGAATAAAATATTTAAATCTATTCGGCGACGCGTCTTACGACTATAAAGACCGAATTTCCAACAATACTAATATTGTACCTATATATCAATCGCTAACAAGTAATACGGTAGGAGAAGCTGGATTTGCTTCTGATGACTTTTTTGCTCTTATGGATGCCAACGAAGGAATTGTATCTTATCCCTTTAGCGGAATTGACATAGCAGTTGGACGTATGTTAGTATCAGATAACGCGCAGGCTCAGGAAATGGTTAATAAAGTTTTAGAATATCATGACGCAAAATCGTACGGAAACTGGCGAAATAATGTTGTCTTAATCAGCGATGATTCTGACACATCTGGAGACGAAACACTACAGTCCCGACAAAATTCTCTTGCAGATGTAATCGCCACAGAAAAGCCTTTTTTTAACATTGAAAAAATACTTCTGGACGCTTACACGCAGGAAGCTTCTGCCGGCGGAGCAAGATACCCTAAAGCTCGAACTGATTTTTTTAATGCTTTTGAGAAAGGCGCATTGGTTTTCAATTATCTAGGACATGGAGGTGAAGACGGATTAGCAAGTGAACGTATTTGGGAAAAATCAGACAGTCAAAATCTTAACAATCAATATAAGTATCCTTTATTTATTACTATTACCTGCGAATTTTCAAGATTTGATGACCCCACAAGACCAACAGCTGGAGAATACGTTTTTTGGAATCCTAAAGGGGGCGCGATTTCGATGCTGACAACAATTCGAGAAATCGGTCAGTCAAATGCAGAAGACTTCAACGATATCCTGAGCAAGAATCTTCTTTCTTACAGCTCAAATCAATATAACAGTATTGCAGAATCTTTAAGAATTTCCAAAAACGAAAGACCAAGTTCTGCCAGCAATGTTGTCGTATATATAGGTGACCCCGCGTTAATGCTGGCGATTCCAAAACCCCGAATTAACTTAACAAAAGTAAATGATATTGTAATTTCACAACCAATTCCCGATTTAAAATCGCTGTCAAAAATTAAAATATCAGGAGAAATCACAGATGAAAACAACACTATTTTAAGCAATTATAATGGAGAGTTAGCAACTGCTATTTTTGACAAAATGATTACAACTTCAACCTTGAACAATGATGGTTTTAGTCCGCCAATACAATTCAAAACCTTGGGAGAAACAATTTTTAGAGGAAATGCATCTGTAACTAATGGACAATTTGAATTTAGCTTTGTTGTTCCGAGAGACATTAGAATTCCAGTTGACAACGGAAGAATCAGCTTTTATTCGAAGAAAAATGAAGCTTTAGAAAACCAGACAGGGTATAATAATATCATTAAAATTGGAGGAATTAACGAAAATGCACCTCAGGACAATATAAGTCCAAAAGTTAAGTTATATATGAACGATGAAACTTTTGTATCTGGAGGAATAACAAACGAATCTCCATTTCTTTTAGCCTTCCTAGAAGACGAAAACGGAATCAATACAGCAAGCGGAATCGGACATGATATTGTTGCAATTTTAGATGGAGACGTTAGTAATCCTTATATTTTGAACGATTATTACCAAACAAAACTAGACGATTACACAAATGGAAATCTGCGTTTCCCTTTTAGGAATTTAGCACCAGGATTACACACTATAAGTTTTACCGCTTGGGATGTATATAACAATCCTGTTACCAGCGAGATTCAATTTACAGTTGTTGGAGACGAATCATTAACATTATCACACGTTCTTAATTACCCAAACCCTTTTTCAACCTATACCCAGTTTTGGTTCTCGCACAATAGGCCATACGAACCGCTGGACGTACAAGTTCAGGTAATGACAATTACTGGAAAAGTTGTTTGGACAAAAAATCAAACAATAACAACAGAAGGATTTTTATCACGAGATATAACGTGGGATGGTAAAGATGATTTTGGAGACAGAATCGGAAAAGGAGTGTATATTTATAAGCTTACGGTAAAATCAAATTTGACAAATAAAAAAGCAGAAAAATACGAAAAGCTTGTCATCCTATAA